The Arabidopsis thaliana chromosome 5, partial sequence genomic interval ATGTTCCCGTGGATTCTGCATCCGCCTAACAAACCGCTCCATGCTAAGagtttctctctgtttcctccATCTTTAGGCATTTGCTCGATCATTTCCGCTGCTTCTTCGATCAATCCTGCTCTTCCAAGCAAATCCGCCATACACCCGTAATGCTTCATCTCTCTATTAACATCATACAAAGATCTCATTTGGTCAAAAAGGTTCCTGGCTTCATCAACTAGACCAGAATGGCTGCAACCCACTAAAACACTTATGAAGGTTACTCCGTCTGGTTTGATTCCAGAACTAACCATCTTACGGAAGTAATCAACCGTTAGCTCACCGTTACCGTGCATTGCAAGACCAGTGATCATTGCATTCCATGTGAATAAAGTTTTATCTGAACATAATTCGAAGATCTCCATCGCTGTATCGATGAAACCACATTTTGCATAGAAATCCACCAATCCAGTAGCTAAGAAGGAATCAATGAaaagtctcttccttttcGTGTAATCATGAATAGCTTTCCCTTTTTGCCAATCCCCTGATTGTGCACAAGCTGAAAGAGTTGAAACAATGGCGACATTATCGGGTTTTAGACCCAAAGCAACCATCTCGTCGAAGAGTTTGATTGCTTCTCTGCAATGATTCATCTGCGCATAACCAGAAATGAGACTATTCCACGAAACCAAATCACGTAAGGGCATTGAATCAAACAACTCTCTTGCACGAACAATCTCACGTGCCTTCACTAACCCGTCGATCAACACATTGTAGGTAACAACATCTCTTTGAGGATTTTCGTCGAACAGTTGCAAGGCACTATCGATTGGAGCAATCAATGAGTAAACACGAATCAGAGTGTTCAAAGTGAACAAATCAGATAACAATCCGAATCTCAAAGCTTGACAATGCAGAGTCTTGACTAATGTAAGATCACCATTCTTCTTTGCTGCACAAGCCTTGAATACGAAAGGGAAAGTGTGGAAATCTGGAGGAACAGAGCGACGTCGCATCTCGACGAAGAAACGTTTAGAAGACAGAGACGACGGCTCATGAAGCGTACAAATCCTAATGATCGTATTGAAACAAAACGTTGAAGGGTTTGTGATGAATCTGAAAACTGAAGTCGCGTAGCTCACGACCTCCTTCGACGCCGACGCAGACGGTGAAATAGAGGTGATGGCGAAGAGGACATTGGCGAAAACagagttttgtttgaaatcaTTAGAGATTCTGCCGGAAGTGATGAATTGGGCATGAAACTGATGCAGATGTTTAAGGGTTCTACACAGCTTCAAGAGATATGAACAACTACTATAATTTATCATTCAGTTGATCAAAGAGCTTCACCAGATCCTCtaaagttttctcttttaaagGGAAACGAACGATTTAGcataaaaactattttcttaagaaatgAGTGTTTATGGACTCACCAAACTActaaagaagaatcaagaatcaaTCAGATCAAGTTACATTTTCTACACTCGAATGACCTTTACCGAatccaaaaaaaggaaaacggAAAgctcaagttttttttttgtcgtcaccATCAAGGAGTTTTCACTGTATCTCTCTGTGAACACAACATTAggtttcttgctttttttaaTCAAGGGCAAGATTTTTCTTCATAGCTTCGTAGACAAGGTACGAAATGCTTGCGGAAGGAATGACTTTGAAGAAGTTGGGGAAGATTCCTCTGTAAAAACCTTTTAGACCTTCGCCTCTTAGCGTTTTCAGAAACTCTTGGCCCATGCTTGTTTTTGAGCTATCAGCTTGCATTCTGATGATAAATGACTAAACTCAGTTTCAAACCAAAACGAAGAAATAGATAAACTCAAAAAGCTAAAGATTGTGAGTTTTTACCTTGTTCTTATGACCTGTAATGGGTAAACACACGATGCTCCAAGAGCTCCAGAAGTCATTCCACATCCCAGTTGTATCAAAGGACCTGGCTCTGCACATCATATACGGTTTAGTATCATGAGAAATATCAAGAACTTTCAAGGCACGATAAGTAACTAACCCGCAGTGTCATGAAGAAAATGTGCCCTTGATAAGTCTTTAAGAGTTTCGTAAGCAGCAAGGTCAATTCCTGCGTAAGGGATAATCCCAATTAGAGAAGGACAAAGACCCCTGTAAAAAGCTCGGGGTCCTTCTTGAATCCAAATATCCTTTGTGAGTTTCCACAGCTTTGGTGTCCCAACTTCACTCACAAAAGTCTGTAACCGAGTCTTCACGAGATCCATAGGATAAATAGCTGTTTGAGCCACTGCACCAGCCAATCCACCAGCCAAAAGCCTCCCGCTTGTACCAATGTCACCATCCGCTCCCCCAATTATTGGTTTCAGCATTTCATAAGCAGCAAACTTTATAGCGCTTTCAGGAGCGACTTTCGCTACATTTAACCCATTACCTCTGAAGAAACCCAACAACTTATCTTCTCTCCATATTTTCTTAATGGTCGGGACAACACCCAAATTTGTCCGTTGAACTTGCAGAGCAACTTTCAGACGGTCCAGAGGCgcagttgcggttctagaaACAGCCCCTGCTATTCCTCCCGCGAGAAGTAATTTGCTTCTTTGAGCGTGTGCACTTATACCATCTGGTATAACAGCTTGCTCTCCAATGTCTATTAAGCATACTCTTTCCCAGTGATGATAAATGTTCTCAATTGTAGCTTCATGAGGGTTTAGCAAAAGAAAATCCCTCCACTCCTCAAAAGTTATAATTCCGTTGTTGTCCTTATCAACATGCTCCATAAAAGAAGCAAGTTCCTCATCTTTGATTTTAATGCCTACAAGACCATAACTGTGAAGTTAATTTACTCACAACCAACGGTTTTGCAAACAAGGGCTATGTCAAAGGAATGGCAGACATTGTTAATACGTTGAGAATCTACAAATCAAgacatttcaattttcaagGGATCAACgaacaacaacacacaaatTCAAGTCACCAACCAATCTATCAGTAACTAACAATTTAAGCAAAATCCACAACCATAAACCCATAAAAGTTTCCTCTTTTGCTTATGGAAGATAGTTGCAAAGTAACAGTAGAAGAATGGAACAgtataagaatcaaaaatcaCATACCAGCTTTATCAAGAGCCTCCCAAAGCTCCGCTGGACAAATGTCGCCATTGTGTTCAATATCAATGGCCTGAAAAATCTTGTACAACTCAAGCTCTTTAGCATCCATGTAACGACGAAACTCCTGGTAGTCCACACGCCCATCTCGATTCGAGTCGCAGACTTTAAGAAAATCACTAGCGTACCTATACTTTGGAGGAATACTAAGCGAAGACAAACCTTTCTCGATCTGGGTATCGTCTAAGAACCCTAACTTCGAATTGTCGAAGAATTCGAACAGTTTTTGAATCctgatctctctcttctccttggTCTCTCGTAATGCCACCAACACGTGCTCCATTGTTGCTTCTACGGGCTTCTTACCCGGATTTTGCTTGGATTTCTCTGCCTCCATTGCTGGTTAACGATCAATCGAGAAACCCAGATGAGCAAAATTGGAAagctttcaagtttcaacagTTTTGGACGATTCTATGGTCCCTTCATTcttggaagaaaaaagaatttcggaaataatcaaaatcagaattcaaaaatgaaatttatttggACAAAACTTTTGTCTCTGAGATTTGAGGTCGGTGAGCAAAAAATATCTGCCTCAAATCTTCCATGGACAGCTGGAGTCTCCATTATTGTTCGTGGACCACTCAAAACTGTTTCCGACATATATGACACACAAAAAACACCAGTCAAATAAAACCGGTCTAGTTTGAGTGAATCACAGCAACGAGTCAGTTTTCACCGGTTTAGCTGCTTTGAACGAGAACAATATCTGGGTTGAACCAGAACAGTGACggtaaaagtttttttttataactaactCTAGTAACTGAATAtcaacttttgaatttttgatcATACAGATGATTTTAGACAGTGAAACATCACAAATTTGGATGTAGAGTAATTCATAAGTtatagagattaaaaaaaattgtaattttgcaAGTATTAAAGGGTTTGGAACCAAGACAACGAAAATAATGTTAGTTTATTGTGTGAATGTGATgtatttgagaaagaaaagttcTTCTTACACGTAACTATTACAGAGATATCACATCAGAGGAAGAtgacaacaaaataatcttttattCTATGTATACAAACAGAATTCACTTTGAAGACATATATAGAGTCGACATGGTTTTTGCTCTTTTTTAAGTACTAAGTGATTGGTAACCATCTTCCCGTTTCTGTCTCCGGTATATCACGGCGGCTATTAAAACCACAACAGCCACAACTACCGTCACTGCAAAAATGGCTAAAAAGCTCAAGCTTCTCGCAGGTGCCTACAAGGAAGTGAGAGATATTAACGTCAGTTAAATAATCACATGGCAATACACTGTATATGTATCGTAACCGGTTTGACCTTAACCGAGTTCTGGTACCGGGTGGAGTGATTACCtcaaaatgttgtttattaGGCAAGGAGCTATCTGGTTCCGGCAGCTGCTGAGCAACGAGGATGTAAAAGAGTCCCATAACTCCGGTATGACCAACGGCATTACTGTAATTAGATTCCAAAGTCAATGTCTCTCCATAGCTCACTTTCACTGGATCAGCTGGATAACAAGACGACATTCCAACAATGTAACCAGCTTCGTTTCCAGGTTCATCTCCATTGCCATACTTCGGCATTGAAGCGCATATCCCTTCACCGTTCTGATCCACAACACAACAAGAGTCTCAATTCAATaacaaagtttcaatcttttcgTTTTGCAGTAGCCTAAACTAAATCAGTCTCTTAGTTACCTCTCGGTATAGAGCACCACCGATACCACCAGCGTGCTGGTGAGCTACCCCGTAGACAATATACCCATCAAATGGCATCACTAAGCTCTTTTTCTTAACGTCAACGCATCCATCGCCATTGGTTTTGCACGGTTTCACCTCGTATTCCACCTGAAAATCACAAAGACCCGGAAAATTATTAGAGAATGAAGTAGAAGTAACGGCATTAAGCAGATATGAAAGTTCTTACTGACATGGCAAATATGTTCTTGGCTATCTCCTTTTGATCTTTCCCAAGAATCTGTAACATCGAAAATATAAACCT includes:
- a CDS encoding Pentatricopeptide repeat (PPR) superfamily protein (Pentatricopeptide repeat (PPR) superfamily protein; CONTAINS InterPro DOMAIN/s: Pentatricopeptide repeat (InterPro:IPR002885); BEST Arabidopsis thaliana protein match is: Pentatricopeptide repeat (PPR-like) superfamily protein (TAIR:AT4G18840.1); Has 1807 Blast hits to 1807 proteins in 277 species: Archae - 0; Bacteria - 0; Metazoa - 736; Fungi - 347; Plants - 385; Viruses - 0; Other Eukaryotes - 339 (source: NCBI BLink).), giving the protein MINYSSCSYLLKLCRTLKHLHQFHAQFITSGRISNDFKQNSVFANVLFAITSISPSASASKEVVSYATSVFRFITNPSTFCFNTIIRICTLHEPSSLSSKRFFVEMRRRSVPPDFHTFPFVFKACAAKKNGDLTLVKTLHCQALRFGLLSDLFTLNTLIRVYSLIAPIDSALQLFDENPQRDVVTYNVLIDGLVKAREIVRARELFDSMPLRDLVSWNSLISGYAQMNHCREAIKLFDEMVALGLKPDNVAIVSTLSACAQSGDWQKGKAIHDYTKRKRLFIDSFLATGLVDFYAKCGFIDTAMEIFELCSDKTLFTWNAMITGLAMHGNGELTVDYFRKMVSSGIKPDGVTFISVLVGCSHSGLVDEARNLFDQMRSLYDVNREMKHYGCMADLLGRAGLIEEAAEMIEQMPKDGGNREKLLAWSGLLGGCRIHGNIEIAEKAANRVKALSPEDGGVYKVMVEMYANAERWEEVVKVREIIDRDKKVKKNVGFSKVLS
- the APC1 gene encoding Mitochondrial substrate carrier family protein (Mitochondrial substrate carrier family protein; FUNCTIONS IN: binding, calcium ion binding; INVOLVED IN: transport, transmembrane transport; LOCATED IN: mitochondrial inner membrane, membrane; EXPRESSED IN: 23 plant structures; EXPRESSED DURING: 14 growth stages; CONTAINS InterPro DOMAIN/s: EF-Hand 1, calcium-binding site (InterPro:IPR018247), Mitochondrial substrate carrier (InterPro:IPR001993), EF-hand-like domain (InterPro:IPR011992), Calcium-binding EF-hand (InterPro:IPR002048), Mitochondrial carrier protein (InterPro:IPR002067), EF-HAND 2 (InterPro:IPR018249), Mitochondrial substrate/solute carrier (InterPro:IPR018108); BEST Arabidopsis thaliana protein match is: Mitochondrial substrate carrier family protein (TAIR:AT5G07320.1); Has 30201 Blast hits to 17322 proteins in 780 species: Archae - 12; Bacteria - 1396; Metazoa - 17338; Fungi - 3422; Plants - 5037; Viruses - 0; Other Eukaryotes - 2996 (source: NCBI BLink).) is translated as MEAEKSKQNPGKKPVEATMEHVLVALRETKEKREIRIQKLFEFFDNSKLGFLDDTQIEKGLSSLSIPPKYRYASDFLKVCDSNRDGRVDYQEFRRYMDAKELELYKIFQAIDIEHNGDICPAELWEALDKAGIKIKDEELASFMEHVDKDNNGIITFEEWRDFLLLNPHEATIENIYHHWERVCLIDIGEQAVIPDGISAHAQRSKLLLAGGIAGAVSRTATAPLDRLKVALQVQRTNLGVVPTIKKIWREDKLLGFFRGNGLNVAKVAPESAIKFAAYEMLKPIIGGADGDIGTSGRLLAGGLAGAVAQTAIYPMDLVKTRLQTFVSEVGTPKLWKLTKDIWIQEGPRAFYRGLCPSLIGIIPYAGIDLAAYETLKDLSRAHFLHDTAEPGPLIQLGCGMTSGALGASCVYPLQVIRTRMQADSSKTSMGQEFLKTLRGEGLKGFYRGIFPNFFKVIPSASISYLVYEAMKKNLALD
- the APC1 gene encoding Mitochondrial substrate carrier family protein (Mitochondrial substrate carrier family protein; FUNCTIONS IN: binding, calcium ion binding; INVOLVED IN: transport, transmembrane transport; LOCATED IN: mitochondrial inner membrane, membrane; EXPRESSED IN: 23 plant structures; EXPRESSED DURING: 14 growth stages; CONTAINS InterPro DOMAIN/s: Mitochondrial carrier protein (InterPro:IPR002067), EF-Hand 1, calcium-binding site (InterPro:IPR018247), EF-HAND 2 (InterPro:IPR018249), Mitochondrial substrate carrier (InterPro:IPR001993), Mitochondrial substrate/solute carrier (InterPro:IPR018108); BEST Arabidopsis thaliana protein match is: Mitochondrial substrate carrier family protein (TAIR:AT5G07320.1); Has 27340 Blast hits to 13937 proteins in 456 species: Archae - 0; Bacteria - 2; Metazoa - 11225; Fungi - 8377; Plants - 4746; Viruses - 5; Other Eukaryotes - 2985 (source: NCBI BLink).) — translated: MEHVDKDNNGIITFEEWRDFLLLNPHEATIENIYHHWERVCLIDIGEQAVIPDGISAHAQRSKLLLAGGIAGAVSRTATAPLDRLKVALQVQRTNLGVVPTIKKIWREDKLLGFFRGNGLNVAKVAPESAIKFAAYEMLKPIIGGADGDIGTSGRLLAGGLAGAVAQTAIYPMDLVKTRLQTFVSEVGTPKLWKLTKDIWIQEGPRAFYRGLCPSLIGIIPYAGIDLAAYETLKDLSRAHFLHDTAEPGPLIQLGCGMTSGALGASCVYPLQVIRTRMQADSSKTSMGQEFLKTLRGEGLKGFYRGIFPNFFKVIPSASISYLVYEAMKKNLALD